Below is a window of Nerophis lumbriciformis linkage group LG20, RoL_Nlum_v2.1, whole genome shotgun sequence DNA.
cctttctttaacaggcaaaagctttataacctcactaatgccttgcatcgtctatattagatatataacaactggcggatggcgggcgggtgtggttttgataaaatgttgattcgggtggatgcggatggttgacgacttttgtgatgcggttgcggattaaataattgcctatccgcgcatctctacagcaCACTGACTCGGAACTCATGAGGGAATCTGCTGTCGTACTCACTTTCTCAAATGTAGCGTTACACTTCTAAGACTTGACAATCTTTTGTGTCTCTGTTGTGAGTCAGCGTGTGAGCCGTCAAACTTTTCTTATACGAATAACTTTTACCGCAAACTAAGCAActaaagggtttttctcctgtgtgtgttgtcatgtgtgaggccatgtttaccttttgggtGAATCTTTTGCCACATACTGAGCAACCAAAGGGTTTCTCGCCTGTGTGCGTCtgcatgtgtcgagtcaaattgCACTTATAAGAAAAGCTTTCGCCGCAAACCGAGCAACCGAACGTTTTTTCTCCCGCGTTCGTTGGCAATGTTGCGTTTTGAGAGAACTGTGTCCCACAAACGTAGGAAATCAtctttttttctcctgcgtgcGTATGCATGTGCCGGGTCAAATTGCACTTGTAGGAAAAGCTTTCGTCGCAAACTGAGcaactaaaaggtttttctccggtgtgcgttctcatgtgtgacGCCATGTTTGTCTTCTGGGAGCAGCTTTTACCGCAAACTGAGCATCTaaagggtttttctccggtgtgtgtcAGCATGTGTCGGGTTAAATGGCGCTTATTAGAAAAGCTTTTACTACAAGCGGAACAATTGAAAGGTTTTCCTTCTGTGTGTGTTCTCGCGTGTACAATCAAATGTCTCTTAAGAGAAAAGTTCTTCGCACAAACTGAGCAAGTCAAACATTTTGTACCGGTCTTCCTTTtcgagcattcagagtgtttgttgtcagtgtgagtcctcatatcgcCTTTACAGTCTGtgtcgctgctcaaaggttccTGGGCGTCGTCCTGGTCTTCGtcctcaggagagtgtgacgttgtgtcgtcACTAACCGACAGTGGAGCCAAGAGGTTGTATGCTTGTGGTTTGTCTTCatcgtcttcaatcttcacagaGACGACAGTCAGGTCAGCCTCTTCTGGCtcgagaagacactctccctcctcagGGGCCTGgaattcctcctcttcttctttaatgtgggggggccgCTGCTTGTCTGCGAGACACAAACACACTTGAACTCAGACACGTCCAATGTTACAAAGCCCATCAaatgcggagaacaaactatgaaaaaacaaaaagactataaacatggaaccaaaacttactttgacaagggacatgaagcaggatcttagaggaatggacagagcataaatgtggtgtggaggtcgtcaggacgaacaacagaaaatgaatgaacttaaatacttatggacatgagtaacaacaggtgcgtgactcaaaacaggtgcgtgacatgacaggtgaaactaatgggtaactatggtgacaaaacaaaacaaaagtgcacaaaaagtccaaaaataaaacctgatcacacagacatgacaatattccttaagatttatttatgcaagtttgaagtatcaattatctaaacacagttttgtttgcatattttcaggatatatatatatatatatatatatatatatatatatatatatgtatgtgtggggaaaaaaatcacaagactatttcatctctacaggcctgtttcatgaggggggtaccctcaatcgtcaggagatttttattttattttattttatttttattgcgctctactacggtatcgagcactattttttggataaccttattaagacatatatatatatatacatatatatatatatatatatatgtatgtatgtatgaaatacttgacttggtgaattctagctgtcaatatactcctcccctcttaaccacgccctgccccacctccgaccacgcccccacccactcaaacactgaggacatctattaaacaagacaaaaggcaaggaatcaaacagagacagaattcaatttggactcaattgaggagagacggcgtcaACATGTAACCTctcacagtgtcttagcacgctctgacgaagaaggttttcgtctcctcttttatttagatgttcaatgtttacgcaacaacacctgtctcagcaggaatggggagtatgtaaacagtcattgtttttggtcacattgacatacctgccaacttttgaaatcagaaaaacctagtagccagggtccaggggccgcaggccccggtaggtccaggacaaggtcccggtggggggttcagcttcgccccccccgacgcaaaatgattattagcattcagacaggttaaaatgttgctaaaaccatcacttttctatcagtcacagtgacttttcaaaacaaaaatattacagcaaaaatcatatgggttgattgacatgtttattctgtaagataacttcaatagtttgaaattattttgacagttaatgccagttatcctgtcaacctttcacaagacttcaatttgttaattgaaagtataaacactttttacagtaaacaaatggtaaaacagtactaaacaattccattaaaaaaaaaattggtgtcattattaactttctgtccaagcttgtataatctactgccttgttcaattgtaaaaaatattctgtgcctaaaattcacatttctatcacaattatcatactgtaaacatggtaagctaacttcattaaaattaatagtcctgtcaatagcatggaattacaattcaaatgtcgtttttttgtaagcctttcaaaagaattcaaaatatgaaaaatttatgaaaatgaattgaagccatcagacacttgaaaagtggcacatcacatctctaatgtaatcatttgaacttttcaacagaaatagcactgcaaaaatattaaggacatacttctgtattttggtagttatgctgtcaacatttaacaagatttcttcaacttggacttgaaagcataaatagtattaacacttttaacagtataacagtactaaacaattccaatagataacattggtgtcattacccttttgtttgctcaattattgcctccgtaaataaaacagagcaggtcagcagcaggaagcatgaagtgctctaaaacttgctggtagacggctgcgttgaccctggatctcaggaaacagagtggaccgacaccagcagatgacatggcagcccaaaccatcactgatggtggaaactttacactagacttcaggcaacgtggatcctgtgcctctcctgtcttcctccagactctgggacctcgatttccaaaggaaatgcaaaatttgctttcgtcagaaaacatgactttggaccactcagcagcagtccagctggtgtcggtccactctgtttcctgagatccagggtcaacgcagccgtctaccagcaagttttagagcacttcatgcttcctgctgctgacctgctctatggagatggagatttcaagttccaacaggacttggcgcctgcacacagcgcaaaatctacccgtgcctggtttacggaccatggtatttctgttctaaattggcccgccaactcccctgaccttagccccatagaaaatctgtggggtattgtgaaaatgaagatgcagaatgccagagccaaaaacgcagaagagttgaaggccactatcagagcaacctgggctctcaaaacacctgagcagtgccagaaactcatcgactccatgccacgccgcattaacgcagtaattgaggcaaaaggagctccaaccaagtattgagtattgtacatgctcatatttttcattttcatacttttcagttggccaacatttctaaaaatcccttttttgtattagccttaagtaatattctaattttgtgacacacggaattttggattttcatttgttgccacttcaaatcatcaaaattaaatgaaataaacatttgaatgcatcagtctgtgtgcaatgaataaatataatgtacaagttacaccttttgaatgcaattactgaaataaatcaagtttttcaaaatattctaatttactggcttttacctgtatatggtgtatggtgacatggactaaacatatccacatatatatggtgtatcatgacatggcctaaaaatatggagatattaataaaaggccatatcgcccagccctaacacaaagctattttttttttagaataaaacaGAAGAGAATTGAAAAATATCGATCTACTTCTGACCCTATACTCATACCTAAAATCAGGCTTGGGCatatttttgactcgggggccaaatttacagaaaaaaatatgtCGGTATTATTTTTAGGAAGACTAttataaaacctcacaataatgtctgattgaatgctaaaaacgttatgacagaccgccttaaaaaaaacggaatggaatttttaatttttttttactgaatgagacacccagaatgtacatgaaaataaagaatgtgggattttcaattttaactatgaaggataaaacactgaatattgacaacatatgaacgtcacacccccccccccctctccatacacatgttttacaatcaaccaaaatgcaccaaacacagcaaaatatgaatgcgatgggtaaaaaatatatatatgtgatatatcactaagctttagaacgttgttgtaaaaatctccttccacgtctgtcacTAACtcagtggaaacgctccccacccacactgcttggtgcctcgtctgagttgctgtgacttacattaccatagtaactaattacatgaccatagtaactcattagatgaccatagtaactcattagatgaccatagtaactcattagatgaccatagtaactcattagatgaccatagtaactcattagatgaccatagtaactcattagatgaccatagtaactcagatGACTATAGTaaatcattagatgaccatagtaactaattagatgaccatagtaactcattagatgaccatagtaactaattagatgaccatagtaactaattagatgaccatagtaactcagatGACTATAGTaaatcattagatgaccatagtaactcattagatgaccatagtaactcattagatgaccatagtaactcattagatgaccatagtaactcattagatgaccatagtaactcactagatgaccatagtaactcactagattaccatagtaactaattagattaccttaGTAAattattagatgaccatagtaactaattagatgaccatagtaactcattagatgaccatagtaactaattagatgaccatagtaactaattagatgagcatagtaactcattagatgaccatagtaactcattagatgactatagtaactaattagatgagcatagtaactcattagatgaccatagtaactcactagattaccatagtaactaattagatgagcatagtaactaattagatgagcatagtaactaattagattaccatagtaactcattagatgactatagtaactcattagatgaccatagtaactcattagatgaccatagtaactcattagctgaccatagtaactcattagatgaccatagtaactcattagatgaccatagtaactcattagctgaccatagtaactcattagatgaccatagcaactaattagatgagcatagtaactaattagatgagcatagtaactaattagatgaccatagtaactcattagatgactatagtaactcattagatgaccatagtaactaattagatgaccatagtaactaattagatgacaatagtaactcattagatgaccatagtaactgattagatgaccatagtaactaattagatgaccatagtaactaattagatgaccatagtaactcactagatgaccatagtaactcattagatgaccatagtaactaattagatgaccatagtaactaattagatgagcatagtaactcattagatgaccatagtaactaattagatgaccatagtaactaattagatgagcatagtaactcattagatgaccatagtaactaattagatgaccatagtaactagtatatcatgcaaaagtgcagattccaagcatgtaaagacttagtatggttgaagacttacggtcattagaaaacatgagtgcacatcataatggcaaatacaCTTTCCAGCTTTTTTAAAGAtctatttgggaatgtctggtggGCCAGAttcaaaagcttaacgggccgcatgtggcccgcgggccttactTTAccctattttgtatttttgtctaTCACGAGCAGGTTGAATATGGTGGGAGAGATTATTAActaataaaaaaacacacattgaaCCTCTCAGTAGAAGATAAGTAACGCGTAaaaaaaataccttcaaaatataaaacatttggaGTATTTCTAGCAGCTTCCAGTTGTGGTcgatgtcgctccttctcctctcttgttctagaaagttcctcctcgtacgacGTTATCGTTCTCTCAAACAGCGCGAATATTTCATCGGCCGCCGCCAATAATCTCTCCCTGAtcaactctttcaacatttttaatcTTTCTACTCGCCTCGCCCGTGGTCTTTCTTGCTAACTTCCGCTTTCGTTTTCTTCGAGGAGATTTTACGGAAGTCAAGGActcgtgacgtcacgctactgccACCTTGCGGCGATATTGAACGCATACTTGAACGTTACAAGATACAAGCCCGTAAGAGAACAGTTCACGATTTATGTTACgtttaataatacaaattaattgttaagaaggacagatttaaaaatgcattaatatTTTTTGATAGCTTGATCCACACTCCAGTTCGAACGATGCTGCGACTGCGCACTAATTGCTTGCCAACCATAGACATGttgtaagggtacgcagcatggagcgctactgcctactggcgctgacgagacgcggggccgccatcttggagtggtgatcagtgcaattcatttggcaggagcaatgaactgtcagcgcatttaattcatcttacctcactgaataccactgattttcacacacttttttttctcatatgtgtagctatgataaaggatgcaagttttattattcatagtttgcttaacagtaatagaatattcttatatgctataagcaggggcgccgctagggattttgggccccatgaaaagaatctttacagggcccccaacacagtgtcattattttttctgtattataatttcatcatcattaggggcaggcccggccctaaccaatctggcgccctaggcaagattttaggtggcgcccccccacatcggcagtgaagtgtatatactcacaagaacccgaatagctttgtctttgacctttttttttttttacttacaactatacctaatatataaaggggtggaaaagtgactattacctgcagggcaaacattagctaaccagaaggcaataacaatgtaaacaaaaaacacctgcttaaaagatctaatacaaatgtccctgaggaatgtaaggtgggagtactgtaattacctaacgttacattattattttccataacaatttagccccctccacaatattaacccgacgttaaaacagaactagctatttattgattagcaattgccgaatcatgtaacattagcttaatgctaaaaagccaggttactatcacattctgtaacagacaaataatttcatgtaggctaaaccatggtatttctgttctaaattggcccgccaactcccctgaccttagccccatagaaaatctgtggggtattgtgaaaaggaagatgcagaatgccagacccaaaaacgcagaagagttgaaggccactatcagagcaacctgggctctcataacacctgagcagtgccagaaactcatcgactccatgccacgccgcattaacgcagtaattgaggcaaaaggagctccaaccaagtattgagtattgtacatgctcatatttttcattgtcatacttttcagttggccaacatttctaaaaatcccttttttgtattagccttaagtaata
It encodes the following:
- the LOC133619189 gene encoding uncharacterized protein, with the protein product MLKELIRERLLAAADEIFALFERTITSYEEELSRTREEKERHRPQLEAARNTPNVLYFEDKQRPPHIKEEEEEFQAPEEGECLLEPEEADLTVVSVKIEDDEDKPQAYNLLAPLSVSDDTTSHSPEDEDQDDAQEPLSSDTDCKGDMRTHTDNKHSECSKRKTGTKCLTCSVCAKNFSLKRHLIVHARTHTEGKPFNCSACSKSFSNKRHLTRHMLTHTGEKPFRCSVCGKSCSQKTNMASHMRTHTGEKPFSCSVCDESFSYKCNLTRHMHTHAGEKKMISYVCGTQFSQNATLPTNAGEKTFGCSVCGESFSYKCNLTRHMQTHTGEKPFGCSVCGKRFTQKVNMASHMTTHTGEKPFSCLVCGKSYSYKKSLTAHTLTHNRDTKDCQVLEV